Genomic segment of Arachis hypogaea cultivar Tifrunner chromosome 11, arahy.Tifrunner.gnm2.J5K5, whole genome shotgun sequence:
TGGATATAAAATTAAGTAGATGTGATCACGTCAattctttttttgtgtttttcctctGATGACAGACAGATCTTCTCGTTGTTGTAGccaaaattgaaaaaattgtCCACATCAAGAAGGGCCAGTTTTGTGCTCCTTCCGTGGGTATATTATCCTGCTATGTTGCAAGTTttaataatcaacaattacttaagcTCGGTAAATATTCTCTGTCTTTTAGTATTCTCATGTTTTATAATGTTCATATGAATAGGTCATGACAAATTTAGCAGAGAAGGTTCAGTTGGCTGGAAATCCTAATGTTATGGTTTGTGAGAGAGGAACTATGTTTGGATACAGTGAGTTATAACATCTTTTATGAGGTCTTCTGTATGCTTTTGAATGATGTTACTCTTTGAAACCGTTCAGTATCATGAATTGCTTTCTGTTTCCACATGTTCTAGTTTCTTTTTAATCTTGTGTTCTTTTCACCTGTATGATTTAATTTGaatctatattttttctttttaagtgaTCTGTAGCACATTCCCTCCtataatcaaaatttttaacatgcatTTAAGGTTTAACTTTGCTCAAAGAATGTCAGCACTACAGTTGATTGTCCACTATCATTCTATTTTCAAAACCCAGAATTGATTAAATTCGTTGCCTTTTTATATAGATGATTTGATTTTTGATCCACGTAACCTGGAGTGGATGAGAGAAGCTAATTTGCCCTATTGTAAGTCAATAtttgttttattatatatttctctTTAAGATGAACTATTTGAATCTTTCTATGCTTTCTTATTCAATGGAAGGTTATAATATGTTAGGGAGAAAGGTATCTCCCTTCCTGAACCATTTATTTGATGATATAATTACGATTCATTAAATAGGATGAATCTATGTGAACACAATCAGCCAGACTAGTACATGTTAATATGGTCAAAGTTGCTTTAATGACCAACTCTAAGCTGCATTACTTCCCTTTCTATATCTTAAAAGAAAGATTATTCCATAATTTCCCAAATTGTTTTCATTGACATAATTACATTACCTAACATGCACAGATGGCGCTCTCCaatcttttgtaatttttttttcagtttttctgtTGATATTTTGTCAATGATACTGGAGTGTTTTGTTCACATCATCCCCAAGGAATAATATTGTTGTATGTTCAATATGCGAATAAACTAAGAAGAAAATTAGATGGAAGGCATTTGCCAATTTATGAGAATAGATTGACTTCATTATTCCTTTTGCCGTAACTCTAGAGAACTACTCATTACTGGGCCTTTTGCCATTATTCTAATATTTGTGTCATGGTAAAGTTTCTTGCACTGCTTCTTTATGCCATTTTCATTGGAAAACTCAATTATTTACTCAATGTTTATCCCAGGTAGCTGATATAACACACTTACTACAACAGCTTGCTGGAAAGAAGGCAGGTTTATACTTGGACTTTTCAGTAGTTTGTATTTTGCAACACAACAGTTGTCTCATATAATTCTCTTTTTCTCTGTAACTTTTTACTCCTTTTTCCCAGTATTTAACTATTCCATGTTATGTAAATGCATTCTCTTTTTCTCCGTGCATTCTTACTCCGTGCGAAAGTGCTCCTTGTTTAATTTCAATAAGTGTATTATAGAGCAGAGTGCTCTCTTCAGATTCATGATGTCAAAAGTTCATTGGCTTCTATGCATTGTTGATTCATAAGGATCATTGTGTATTGGAGTACACCTGCCTCatgttatctttctttttttttcatttgaacaCTGGAGTCACACAAGATCTGTTTCTACTTTGAACCTAACTATCATACGAGATttctttagctccaacttttaaCATTCTGCTTTCATGTCTAGTTGGATGGCGGAGGTGTTGTAAGTGGAGGTCTTCGAGAATTAATACCTTGCATTGTAAGAACTGCAGTTGCTATAGGGGTGGATGGGATTTTCATGGAggtatatatattagttttatttttttagggggatcttattggaattattattaaaagaaaGAAGTTTAGGGTAAACTTTAAGGCTTATATTTAGTTTGTTCATCAAACAGCTTTTAAATGCTTTCTTGGTTCTTAAGGTACATGATGATCCATTGAGTGCACCTATTGATGGTCCAACACAGTGGGTGAGTTGTTACTTATCAAAATCGTTCAAATTTATAGGACATCATTTTGCCAACATTTACTTTTTCTTTGATGCTTCTGAATATTAATGAACTATATGCATTATCTCCTTATTTGATATCCTTTACGCCACTTGGAGGAGTTGCTTGAAGATCTTGTAACTATTGCTGTAAGTTGTTTCTTGAAAGGCAAATTTTTTGGTGTAGAATGTGAGACAATTTCACACCTGTAGAAATGCGTTGGAAGTAGTTGGTGTGTGACAAGTGTCTAAGAAGGGGACAATTTCTGGCAGTGCACAGTGGAATCATCTAGAGTTTTTCAGGTGATGGGTTAAGATAATAGTTTGTTAACGTTAGAAATTTCTGAGTAATTAATGTAGGGTATCAATGGGCTTATCATAGGTGGGCTTTTTTTTGCGCAAGGTTAGATGAATCTGATTTTTTGGACGGAGTTAAATGATTTTTACAAAAGTAtaattagtttgttattttttagacGTTGAGATATAAGAGGATTTGTGATCATATGTATATTCAAAGGCTTGAGGAACACACTAAGTGGGTCAAAGAATATCTGACCtatgtttttagtagttttttagTTGAAAAAAAGATATGTATAAAGTTTTTGTAATGTAATTTATGAgtagtttattagttttattttgtataaacATACTTTGAgggtttaatttaaataattagtggTGAAAACGAATTTAATGAATGAATTTGTAGTTGATCATGTATCTCTGAATGTGAGTAATTTGGATTTCCAAAAATAAGATTTAGGATTCAGTTTTAGGGATTAGGATTTCGGATTGTGAGTTAAGGTTTGAGTTTAAGTGATTCACAAAGATCATGAATAGTAAACTGTAAAATATGACACCTGAAAACGAAACTAATAACCGTAGACCATATATTATCATTTGTGAATCAAAAAGATATAATCATAAACTCTAAGTCCGTAAGCATAAACAATAATTTTGTTAAAGATAAACTGTGAACTCTCTTTCTGCAAACCATGAACCCAATGACCTAAATAATAAACACTAAATTGTAAACTATCAATCGATATACCTAAATCCGTAAACCGTAACACATATATCATAATCTGTAAACCTTAATTCATATATCGTAAAACATAAATCTTATgcataaaatcctaatttctaaatttGTTAACTCTTTTTggtattagtttagtatttagaaTTCGGGATTAAGGATCTAAAATTATGTTGTATCATTTGTTGTGCCTGTTGTTCTCTTATGAAAAGTAATTATGTTGtttatattttgatttgtgtGGCTATTGTAATTGAGTAGTATAATGAGTAATTAACGTAGGTAATTAAACGTGTGTATTGTTTTATTTTGTATAGtgaatgttatatatatttttattttcctttaatattttatatatatggacCAGTCATATTATGTAGCAAAATTATTTAGGTGTGTGCACTTCCACGTTCCAACTGCGAACCTCAAATCATTCCACCTATGACAAAAAGGCCAATAAAACGAGACCCAACTAGAACTCATACTAATTATCTATCCGCAGTTTGCTTAACACAAGATAATAATGTTTCCATGTCACGTGAAGTTAGTAGCAATTTCTGACTCGAGAGGAGACCATTGCTGTAACTTGTGACATCTGCTCTCTCGGTCGCACATTGCCAGCTCCACTCCATTTCTACACATGTAGAAGCCATAACACTTTCTACACGGGAGACTTTGCCCTCTTGAAATTCATGATTGTACTTTTGTCCCCTAATAAAAAAGGTGGTACTTGCAGCAGAAAGTATTGGCATCTAAgtcataaaatttttttacgAATATATGATTTTGTATGTGTCATGCAAATACAAAAAATCAATAGATTGAGGGaagaacttaaaatttgaattcccttTTCATTTCCTACTTTTTATTGCGTACTTTCTCTAACAAAAGAATTGGACAAGtaaaattacaaaatattttcaaagtgattattatttttgctttttgtaTTGGGTATCCCTTATCCCCCAATTTTTATTATCCTTCTACTCATcttaatgaaattatttttttattaaaaaagaaaattgaagtgATTATACATTTATTTACCTTTTAGCAGGTGAAagatttttttgtgtattttattttgtatttgagttcTAAACTTTTATATGTGATTAACTCTTCTGACATATTGTAGAGGATAagcaaagagaagaaaaaaaaattcaatattgaTCCCACACCATTTTGTGAATAACAAGAATGGTAtgaaatttttcatatttttactcattttattttttgataatataAATGATTAAGAATCCTTTCTTAATCCTTTCTCTCTTACTAATAAGAACTACTAAGAAGCAAGCAATAAAAAGTGACACATATTTCTGGAAACATCAAAAGGATGCAGAAGTAAAGTTTTTACATATTGTCTAAAATATCCTACAAAAGAAATGAgcaaattatttatttcattggTAGACTAATCCATGATGTTACAAATTCAGATTCTTCAAATCAAATTGTGAGAAAACTTCAAGCACAAATCCAAACAAGTTTAAAATTACCAAAGTCTTCTAGCAAAGTAACAAATTATTCTAACATAAATACTCTAAACAACCACATTACTTACTATATGTTTCATCTATTTTAGAGTGAAAATGCTTacatattttattgtttataCTAACATAAATTCTGATTTTGCAGgtgatgattttttattattaagaatatAATTCCTTGAGGATTGGCCTTTATAAGATCAGACAGTTTTAATGTTGAATGTATGATTATCTTTGCACCCCATCACAAGTTCAAGCCCCTTATAAATGAGAGGTTCTCCTGAAAGAGAGATTATTTGAAGTAGTGACACATCCAATTATCATTTGTTGCAGATTCTATGTAGCCTTTCAAATCTTTACAGTTTCTAGAAACAATGTGGATCTAGAAAGTTAAGTATTTTAATgtgtgatatttttttttatactagGTTTCAAATTTTGTAGTTAATTATATAAATGATTACTTTTAGCAATGCAAAACACAACTAGTTTTTCTTGAATCTTAATGGTGGGATTTTGCTTTCTATAATGGAATTACGCATAAAAGGAATATAACATTTGTGAACCTAAAACCTCTGAGGCTTTTACAATTGAAGGTTCATAACTTTTTGACTAGCAATGAGCCAATTATTGAGGCTTGGAATTTTAGTTGGTCATGACCAGGGAGGGCATTTGATTGTTTCGAGGCAGGGATAGGTTTTCATATGATGAATATATGTGCAGGGACAGATAGCAGATAGAGCGATGATGTTGCTAATTTTTGTTTCTCATAGTGCTCTAAATTGTGTTTGGAGTTTGTGTTTTTATGTGTTTACTTGTTCTATATTGTTTGTTGCAAGATTGATggattgtttttcaaaataaataaaaaataatattatttcctAAAACaaattattctaattttaaataCCACGATACATATTGGCAGTTAAGAGGTATAGTATCAGGAGGGCTGTGGAGTATAAAATATTGGAGAATGACCAGTTGAAGCATGATGTACAGTTTATCTGATTCGGACCCGATTGCTCTTGGAACATATGCATAGCGTATCGCCGAGAGCAAGAAAAATGGGAGGTTAGGAGATACGGTGGTCATCATACTTGTATGAAAACATCGATGGGCTTAGACCATCGTAGGTTGTATCCGAAGGTGATTGCTCAGTACATATTCAACATGGTCAAAACAGATCCAACAATCAGCATAAGGGTTTTGCAGAGAGGTGTGGAGAATCACTTCGGTTATAAGGCATCGTACAGAAAGGTTTGGCTTGCAAAGCAGAGAGTCATTACTAGAATATATGgcgattgggaggagtcatacaacGAGCTTCCTCGTTGGTTATTCGCTATGCAGATGTACTTACCCGGTAAGATTCAATACATTGTGCTTAGTATGTATAAAGTATCCACCTACACATACTAACTGTTGATGGGTATTTAGGTACTTTGGTGCAACTTGTGACATAGCCTTGGCCTGGTGCAATCGCCACTGTCATGTTTCTTCAGGTATTTTGGACGTTTCCACCATGTGTTGAGGCTTTCAAACATTGCAAGCCACTTATTTCTATCGATGGCACCCACTTATATGGTATATACGGAGGCACGTTACTTATGGCTATTGCTCAAGATGGCAATGCAAATATATTGCCTATTGCATTTGCCATTGTTGAGGAAGAGACGAAGGAGGCTTGGtcgttttttcttttgtatttgcAGCAACATGTGACACCAAAACCCGACGTTTTAGTGATTTTAGATAGGCTCAAATCAGTTGATGCTGCATTGAATGCCGATGAAAGTTTATGGAAACCACCGCATGCGTTTCAGGTGTTTTGTGCAAGACACATTGCTGCCAACTTCATGAGTCACTTCAAAAACAAGGACTTGAAGAAGATTCTGGTTAACGTAGCATATTCGAAGTCGCAGTGGAAGTTTGCTCATTATTTTGGTCGTCTGAGGGGGCGAGAATGTTGCAATTACAAACTGGCTTAAAGAAATGCCTCGTTCACATTGGGTGCAGTATGCGGACGAGGGTCGTCAGTTTGGTCACATGACAACAAACATCTCGGAGTGCATTAACGCTGTCATGAAGGGTTCTCATAATTTGCCCATCATTACTCTTGTTAAGTCAAGTTATTTCTATTTGGGTGAACTTTTTGCTAGGAAGGGTTCAGAGGCCCTTGCTTAGCTTCAAGTTGACACTGAATTCTCACAGACGTTGATGAAGGCCATAGAGTTCAACTCAAAGCATGTAAACACTATGAATGTTTATCAGTTTGATCGGTAAAGGACTATGTTCGTGGTTGAAGAGTTAGCAGCAGTGCTCGGGTCTAGGCAACAGAATTACCAAGTGCTACTTGATGAGGGTAAGTGTGATTGTGGGTATTTCTAGGCTCTTGATGTTCCTTGCCGTTACATTCTTGCAGCCTATTCTCATGCACGACTTGATTGAAAGTGGTATGTACATCCTATGTATTGCATGAGTCGGTCTTTAATGTTTACTGATCAGAGTTTCGACCGATTGGTCACGAGGAAGACTGACCATCCTATGACAGGGCCTGTATTTGGCCCAACCGTAGGATGATGAGAGTAAAGAGAGGTCACCCCGTCAGTTCCAGGATTCATAACAACATGGATGATGTTGAGCATAGCGGGGAGAAGATATGCAGATTGTGTCGTCAAGTGGGTCACACGCGTAGGACTTGTACCACTCTTGATGGGGTGGGGCATCATCTAGTCGACGTTAGTTATAAGTGTCATTTTAGGGTGGATAACTCTTGTATTGTAACCATCATTGAGTTAATTTCGGTAAAAATAAAATCCTTTCGAAAAAGCAGTTATATATTCACGCATTGATTGAAAAGTTGGTTAAATAGTGGCGCGTGAGGTGAATTAGGTTAAAGAGACTTGTATGGACTTGTATGAAATAATGActtgtatgtgaaaaatatttgTTCGTTTATctacttaaataaatattaaaaatttaaattttattttatatttaataatttattagtgagtgattaaattagagaatatcataaaaaaataaatgaattaaatGTTGACTTAATGATAGAGAaaaatacataaagaaaaaataatgtaatacaaagaaaaaaaatttaatgggcaaattatgtaattaaataaattggatttttttttcaaagatatataattgtattattttgtaaaaaagaaatatattgtttattatagggataaagacaaaaaaaatgaatctttcactttgataaataccaaaaattagcaaaaaaaaaaacaataaaattaaaaattcacaGGAAACAATGCTTTAtaacttaagttattttttattggaACTTCTTTGTAGCCAATTTTTCACCtttaaaattatctaaataaattggattttaaaattatctaaatataataattaataatctgTTATGTTTCACTCatataactaatttatataaattgatatagaatatagaattttaaaaatttaaatataaattactttAAGGTAAACTAAAATACAatatgtcaccaaaaaaaaaaaactaaaatacaatATAAAGCGTGACACCTTAGaacacttatatttaaattttaaaaactctaaaTCAGCATCAATCTCTCTCACTTTGAGGTCGGATTCCATGCCGATCTTTCTTTTTGTCCCTCAGGtgagtttctttaattttttaattattttatattaattttgtaaGGGTATTTTTCCTACAAAATATAGAACTATATCTGAAGACACCAAAAAAATATAACCATATCTGGTttttaggggtgagcacgggtcggATTGATTCGAGTTTAGGGTGAAATTAGAACCGAATTAATTGAATTGTAATTGGTTCGGTTTGATTTGAATTTACGTTTTTTTGTGTATGTATCCGAACCAAATCAAACCGATTAAAAACGGATTAGTTCGGTTTGGAGAATTGGGTATCCGATGAAatagaaattcataaaaaaaaattattttacaaattctgtaagtacaataaaaatgtaaaatcaatagaaataatctaaacatgttaaaatccaaacatattaaacactaaacacattaaaattcaa
This window contains:
- the LOC112722564 gene encoding 2-dehydro-3-deoxyphosphooctonate aldolase-like, which gives rise to MKMAKYIKTITFRVGIPLVFKSSFVKANRTSSKSFCGLEMVEVLKILEKVKVAYDLPIVADVHESIQCEVVGRIADIIQITAFLCHQTDLLVVVAKIEKIVHIKKGQFCAPSVMTNLAEKVQLAGNPNVMVCERGTMFGYNDLIFDPRNLEWMREANLPYCKSIFVADITHLLQQLAGKKLDGGGVVSGGLRELIPCIVRTAVAIGVDGIFMEVHDDPLSAPIDGPTQWPLRHLEELLEDLVTIARISKEKKKKFNIDPTPFCE
- the LOC112721774 gene encoding uncharacterized protein gives rise to the protein MGLDHRRLYPKVIAQYIFNMVKTDPTISIRVLQRGVENHFGYKASYRKVWLAKQRVITRIYGDWEESYNELPRWLFAMQMYLPGKIQYIPWPGAIATVMFLQVFWTFPPCVEAFKHCKPLISIDGTHLYGIYGGTLLMAIAQDGNANILPIAFAIVEEETKEAWSFFLLYLQQHVTPKPDVLVILDRLKSVDAALNADESLWKPPHAFQVFCARHIAANFMSHFKNKDLKKILYADEGRQFGHMTTNISECINAVMKGSHNLPIITLVKSSYFYLGELFARKGSEALA